One segment of Candidatus Eisenbacteria bacterium DNA contains the following:
- the metE gene encoding 5-methyltetrahydropteroyltriglutamate--homocysteine S-methyltransferase, whose amino-acid sequence MVWTTTHGYPGIGLKRELKKAIESFWAGESNEDDLSETARALQQQHWREQAEAGVDLIPSGDFTLYDRMLDMSLWLGAIPRRFHKENSLTGPSLLFAMARGTAQSVACPMRKWFDSNYHYIMPELDDFCPGAGEPAGSRSGAKAGAFDPDPTDLVLAFREAQAGGWDTKPTLIGPLTFLALSNADPSAIPDLLRALGPVYGLIIAALAREGADWIQLDEPALILDHTSGYWAAMEEAYAAIAAKKGASNLIVATSYGDVAEAWPALIDLPVDAIALDLVHGPHNRDRLLHSVFPSDKTLIAGVVDGRNIWRMDLAAVLSLLEVLTQKISPERLALAPSCHLFHLPYTIERETSLDPGLADRLAFARERLEELHILQVGINGGRDAIAGALEENRRRFSDHAARPGQTNSAVRERMQKLKESDYARLPYAERSPQQDAALRLPVLPTTTIGSLPQTPDLRKARARYRSGKMNGAIYRGLLQEKIRKAIGLQEELGLDVLVHGEYERADMAEFFAERLEGMTVTQHAWVQSFGTRYVRPPIIYGDIQRRGPMSVQETVYAQSLTTRPVKGMLTGPVTLLNWSFARPDLSHEQIATQLALALRDETMELEAAGIKMIQIDEPAFREGFPLKRGEWPLYLKWAVRAFRLASSGVSPQTQIHTHMCYSDFSSVIASIEAMDADVITIENSRAPLELLRVFGATGYPRGIGPGVYDVHSERVPTVGEMRVLIHRALKVLPRKNLWINPDCGLKTRRMKEVLPALTNMVAAAAQVRDELD is encoded by the coding sequence ATGGTTTGGACCACGACACATGGTTATCCCGGGATCGGCTTGAAACGCGAGCTGAAGAAGGCGATTGAGTCATTCTGGGCCGGCGAGAGCAACGAGGACGATCTCTCTGAGACGGCCCGCGCCCTGCAGCAGCAGCATTGGCGCGAGCAGGCCGAGGCCGGCGTCGACCTGATCCCATCCGGCGACTTCACATTATATGATCGCATGCTTGATATGTCGCTGTGGCTCGGCGCGATACCGCGTCGGTTCCACAAGGAGAATTCACTGACCGGCCCCTCGCTCCTCTTCGCGATGGCCCGCGGCACAGCCCAATCCGTCGCCTGTCCGATGCGGAAGTGGTTCGACTCGAATTATCACTACATCATGCCCGAACTCGACGATTTTTGCCCCGGGGCCGGAGAGCCCGCCGGTTCCCGCTCCGGCGCCAAGGCCGGCGCCTTTGATCCCGACCCCACCGATCTGGTTCTCGCCTTTCGGGAAGCGCAGGCCGGCGGATGGGACACCAAGCCGACGCTGATCGGGCCGCTGACATTTTTGGCTCTGTCGAACGCCGATCCCTCCGCGATCCCGGATCTATTGCGGGCGTTGGGACCGGTCTACGGGCTGATCATTGCAGCGCTGGCGCGTGAGGGGGCGGATTGGATCCAGCTTGATGAGCCGGCGCTCATTCTCGATCACACTTCCGGTTATTGGGCGGCGATGGAAGAGGCGTACGCCGCGATCGCCGCGAAGAAGGGCGCCTCGAACCTCATCGTCGCGACGTCTTATGGTGATGTGGCGGAGGCGTGGCCGGCGCTCATCGATCTGCCGGTCGATGCGATCGCGCTCGATCTCGTTCACGGCCCGCACAACCGCGATCGGCTGCTGCACTCGGTTTTCCCATCCGACAAGACGCTCATCGCCGGTGTCGTCGATGGACGGAATATCTGGCGGATGGATTTGGCGGCGGTCCTCAGCCTGCTCGAGGTCCTGACGCAGAAAATCTCGCCCGAGCGGCTGGCCCTTGCCCCATCGTGCCATCTCTTTCACCTTCCTTATACAATTGAACGGGAGACGTCGCTCGATCCCGGACTGGCGGACCGGCTCGCCTTCGCGCGGGAGCGGCTGGAGGAGTTACACATTTTACAGGTGGGGATCAACGGGGGGCGGGATGCGATTGCCGGGGCGTTGGAGGAAAATCGCCGGCGCTTCTCGGATCATGCGGCGCGCCCCGGGCAAACGAACTCCGCCGTCAGGGAGCGGATGCAGAAGCTCAAGGAAAGCGATTATGCCCGCCTGCCCTACGCCGAACGCAGCCCGCAGCAGGATGCCGCCCTGCGGCTTCCGGTCCTGCCGACCACGACCATCGGCTCCCTTCCCCAGACGCCTGATCTCCGCAAAGCCCGCGCGCGTTACCGCAGCGGAAAGATGAATGGAGCGATCTACCGGGGATTGCTTCAGGAGAAGATCCGCAAGGCGATTGGTCTTCAAGAAGAGCTGGGGCTGGATGTGCTGGTGCATGGCGAGTATGAGCGCGCTGATATGGCCGAGTTTTTCGCCGAACGGCTGGAGGGGATGACGGTCACGCAGCATGCCTGGGTGCAATCCTTCGGCACCCGGTATGTCCGGCCGCCGATCATCTACGGCGACATCCAGCGAAGGGGGCCGATGTCGGTTCAGGAAACGGTCTATGCGCAATCGCTGACAACGCGCCCTGTGAAGGGGATGTTGACCGGGCCGGTGACGCTCCTCAACTGGTCGTTTGCGCGGCCTGATCTTTCGCATGAGCAGATCGCCACTCAACTCGCCCTCGCCCTGCGCGACGAAACGATGGAACTGGAGGCCGCGGGCATCAAGATGATACAAATTGATGAGCCGGCCTTTCGCGAAGGGTTTCCACTGAAGCGCGGCGAGTGGCCGCTCTATCTCAAATGGGCGGTCCGCGCCTTCAGGCTGGCTTCCTCCGGCGTGTCGCCGCAAACTCAGATCCACACGCATATGTGCTATTCCGATTTCAGCAGCGTCATCGCATCGATCGAAGCGATGGACGCCGATGTCATCACGATCGAAAACTCCCGTGCGCCGCTGGAGCTGCTGCGCGTCTTCGGCGCCACCGGTTATCCGCGCGGAATCGGCCCCGGTGTCTATGATGTGCACAGCGAGCGCGTCCCCACGGTGGGTGAAATGAGGGTG